In a single window of the Raphanus sativus cultivar WK10039 chromosome 9, ASM80110v3, whole genome shotgun sequence genome:
- the LOC130500340 gene encoding ethylene-responsive transcription factor ERF107-like: protein MFMIFLFIYTEERSKHITCRVFLKKININMTTFEESSDSEVIHKHLFEDLMITDGFMEDFLFDDAAFVSGLLSLESFNPIPKLEPSSPVLDPDSYVREFLQMEASSSSSSSTTTTTTSPEVETVSNRKRPKRVEETRHYRGVRRRPWGKFAAEIRDPAKKGSRLWLGTFESDIDAARAYDYAAFKLRGRKAVLNFPLDAGKYDAPINSCRKRRRNDVPEPQGTTTSNSSSSSD, encoded by the coding sequence ATGTTTATGATTTTCCTCTTTATATACACAGAAGAAAGATCAAAACATATCACTTGCAGAGTtttcttaaagaaaataaacataaacatgaCAACTTTTGAGGAAAGCTCTGATTCGGAGGTTATACACAAGCATCTCTTTGAGGACTTGATGATTACTGATGGTTTCATGGAAGACTTTCTCTTTGATGATGCCGCTTTTGTCTCAGGACTCTTGTCTCTAGAATCCTTTAACCCAATTCCTAAACTAGAGCCTAGTTCACCGGTTCTTGATCCAGATTCCTATGTCCGAGAGTTTCTTCAAATggaagcatcatcatcatcatcatcatcaacaacaacaactactACATCACCTGAGGTTGAGACTGTCTCAAACCGGAAAAGACCAAAGAGGGTCGAAGAGACTAGACACTACAGAGGCGTGAGAAGGAGGCCATGGGGAAAATTTGCAGCAGAGATTCGAGATCCGGCCAAGAAAGGATCTAGGCTTTGGCTAGGGACATTTGAGAGTGATATTGATGCTGCAAGAGCTTATGACTACGCAGCTTTTAAGCTCAGGGGAAGAAAAGCTGTGCTCAACTTCCCTTTGGATGCAGGTAAGTATGATGCTCCGATCAATTCTTGCcggaagaggagaagaaacgATGTACCGGAGCCTCAAGGAACAACTACCAGtaattcatcatcttcatcagaCTAA
- the LOC130499684 gene encoding U-box domain-containing protein 52-like, which yields MEEKKAARTLSEHLSLPRPPPHAVAVAINGKKKSKYSVLWALDKFIPEGFSDFKLLYVRPPVTYVPTPMGNAISITELRDDVVSAYKQEVDWNTNEMLCPYKKMFERKKVQVEILVLESHDPAAAIAEEIARTRVTKLVIGMSLLGFFSRKIDMSSMIATAVPRFCTVYVVSKEKLASVRPSDSEASTRFERSSTTSVSTDSHTVPSEHSVSEAQSRFSHLSEMSRSTVVQMDRSSSETEQSGNEGKKSINSSEISSASYHAMSWTSKWRDLEDRREIVSSSSSNNHELANMDWGAVVPENYSFVSHQASNMSDGLLSVHSLTDNQVDMSFEIEKLRAKLKHVQEMYAMAQTETVDASKKLTELNQQRSEESENLVELKEKEEELMMEEALHRREAEIKAERDAKEKDNLQASLVSPGIQYQHYSWEELAAATSDFSEDLKIGVGAYGTVYKCNLHHTTGAVKVLHAGETQLSKQFDQELNILSKIRHPHLVLLLGACPERGCLVYEYMNNGSLDDRLMLVNDTPPIAWFERFRIALEVASALVFLHKCKPRPIIHRDLKPGNILLDHNFVSKLGDVGLSTMVNQDDAASKLTVLKKTSPVGTLCYIDPEYQRTGIISPKSDVYSLGVVILQLITAKPAIAITHMVEEVIGDDAEFMELLDVKAGAWPISETRELAALGLCCTEMRRRDRPDLRDQIIPALERLWRVVDKAQNSISRTPSSGPPSHFICPLLKGVMNQPCVAADGYTYDREAIEEWLIEKDVSPVTKLPLPNKNLLANYTLYSAIMEWKSNKQ from the exons ATGGAAGAGAAAAAAGCAGCAAGAACATTAAGTGAACACCTATCTCTACCTCGTCCTCCACCTCATGCTGTAGCTGTAGCCATTAAtggaaagaagaagagcaaaTACTCCGTCCTTTGGGCTCTTGATAAGTTCATCCCCGAAGGCTTCTCTGATTTCAAGTTGCTCTATGTTCGTCCTCCTGTCACTTACGTCCCTACCCCAA TGGGGAATGCGATATCGATCACAGAGCTTAGAGATGATGTAGTATCAGCTTACAAACAAGAAGTAGACTGGAACACAAACGAGATGCTTTGTCCTTACAAGAAAATGTTCGAAAGGAAAAAG gTGCAAGTAGAGATCCTGGTGCTGGAATCACACGATCCTGCAGCTGCTATAGCAGAAGAGATTGCTCGCACTAGAGTCACTAAACTCGTTATAGGAATGTCTCTTCTTGGATTCTTCTCAAGAAAGATCGATATGTCTTCCATGATCGCAACCGCGGTTCCAAGATTCTGCACAGTCTATGTTGTCTCAAAGGAGAAGCTAGCTTCTGTTCGTCCTTCCGATTCAGAAGCCAGCACAAGATTCGAGAGAAGCAGTACCACTAGTGTCTCCACTGATAGTCATACAGTCCCTTCTG AGCACTCTGTTTCGGAAGCGCAATCAAGATTCTCTCATTTATCGGAAATGAGCAGAAGCACGGTGGTTCAAATGGATAGGAGTTCAAGCGAGACGGAGCAGAGCGGTAATGAAGGGAAGAAGAGTATCAATAGCAGTGAGATATCTAGTGCATCGTATCACGCAATGAGCTGGACTTCTAAGTGGAGGGATCTTGAGGACAGGAGAGAGATCGTGAGCTCGTCTTCGAGCAACAACCACGAGCTGGCCAATATGGATTGGGGAGCAGTGGTTCCTGAGAACTATTCTTTTGTTTCTCATCAAGCTTCTAACATGTCTGATGGACTCCTCAGTGTCCATTCCTTGACCGATAATCAG GTGGATATGAGCTTTGAGATTGAGAAGCTGAGAGCCAAACTGAAACATGTTCAGGAGATGTATGCCATGGCTCAAACTGAGACTGTTGATGCCTCTAAAAAG CTTACTGAGCTAAACCAGCAAAGATCCGAAGAATCGGAGAATCTTGTGGAGCtgaaagagaaggaagaagaactCATGATGGAAGAGGCTTTACATAGAAGAGAAGCCGAGATCAAAGCAGAACGCGATGCTAAAGAGAAGGATAATCTCCAGGCTTCTCTCGTCTCTCCAGGGATCCAGTACCAACATTACTCATGGGAGGAACTCGCAGCCGCCACTTCTGACTTCTCTGAAGATCTCAAGATAGGAGTTGGAGCCTATGGAACCGTCTACAAATGCAATCTGCATCACACCACCGGTGCTGTCAAGGTCCTTCACGCAGGAGAAACTCAGCTCTCTAAACAGTTTGATCAAGAG CTTAATATATTGAGCAAGATCCGTCATCCTCACCTAGTCCTCCTGCTCGGAGCATGCCCTGAACGAGGCTGCCTCGTCTATGAGTACATGAACAATGGAAGCTTAGATGACCGTTTGATGCTAGTCAACGACACGCCTCCTATCGCTTGGTTCGAGCGTTTCAGGATTGCTTTAGAAGTAGCTTCAGCGCTCGTCTTCCTCCACAAATGCAAGCCTAGACCCATCATTCACCGCGACCTCAAACCAGGAAACATCTTGCTTGATCACAACTTCGTCAGCAAACTAGGGGACGTTGGTCTCTCCACAATGGTTAACCAAGACGACGCCGCTTCTAAACTAACGGTCCTCAAGAAAACCAGTCCTGTTGGAACACTATGTTACATAGACCCTGAGTATCAGAGGACAGGGATCATCTCACCTAAGTCAGATGTGTATTCTCTAGGTGTTGTGATTCTTCAGCTGATAACCGCGAAACCCGCGATAGCCATTACTCATATGGTGGAAGAAGTGATTGGTGACGATGCTGAGTTCATGGAACTGTTGGATGTGAAAGCTGGAGCTTGGCCTATTAGTGAGACTCGTGAGTTAGCTGCTTTGGGACTGTGTTGTACGGAGATGAGACGTAGAGACAGGCCAGACCTCAGAGATCAGATCATACCGGCTTTGGAGCGGCTTTGGAGAGTCGTCGACAAAGCTCAGAACTCGATCTCCAGAACTCCGTCGTCTGGTCCTCCATCTCACTTCATCTGTCCACTTCTCAAG GGAGTGATGAACCAGCCGTGTGTAGCTGCGGATGGGTATACATACGATCGTGAAGCCATAGAAGAGTGGCTGATAGAGAAGGATGTGTCTCCGGTGACTAAACTTCCATTGCCTAACAAGAACCTTCTTGCTAATTACACTCTTTACTCAGCGATCATGGAGTGGAAATCCAATAAACaatag
- the LOC130500352 gene encoding uncharacterized protein LOC130500352 — protein sequence MAALTLLNHLCLQASSRHLSLPHQTRSGYPRNPVKNLNFRQSLAESSSFQLSTVAVKSLSPVAVEGSPEKKKMVKGIRVYEHGGPEVLKWEDVEVGEPKEGEIRVKNKAIGLNFIDVYYRKGVYKPDSMPFTPGMEAVGEVVAVGSGLTGRKIGDLVAYAGSPMGAYAEEQVLPADKVVPVPSSVDPIVAASIMLKGMTAQFLLRRCFKVERGHTILVHAAAGGVGSLLCQWANALGAAVIGTVSTNEKAAQAKEDGCHHVIMYKNEDFVSRVKDITSGKGVDVVYDSVGKDTFKGSLACLKSRGYMVSFGQSSGTPDPVPLSDLAPKSLFLTRPSMMQYNETREELLECAGEVFANVASGVIKARVNHKYPLSRVADAHADLENRITSGSVVLLP from the exons ATGGCAGCTTTGACTCTTCTTAATCACTTGTGCCTTCAAGCGTCGTCACGACATCTGTCACTTCCTCACCAAACGCGCTCGGGTTATCCACGAAATCCCGTTAAAAATCTCAACTTTCGTCAAAGCCTTGCCGAATCATCGAGCTTTCAGTTGTCCACGGTTGCTGTAAAATCTCTTAGTCCAGTCGCGGTGGAGGGTTcgccggagaagaagaagatggtgaaagGTATCAGAGTTTACGAGCACGGAGGTCCTGAG GTTCTGAAATGGGAAGATGTGGAAGTAGGGGAGCCAAAGGAAGGTGAGATACGCGTGAAGAACAAGGCCATTGGGCTTAACTTCATTGATGTTTACTACAGGAAAGGCGTTTACAAGCCAGACTCTATGCCCTTCACACCAG GTATGGAGGCTGTTGGAGAAGTGGTAGCTGTGGGTTCAGGATTGACTGGCAGAAAGATCGGTGATCTCGTTGCTTATGCTGGAAGTCCAATGGGTGCATATGCTGAAGAACAAGTACTTCCTGCTGATAAAGTGGTTCCTGTTCCTTCATCTGTTGATCCTATCGTTGCAGCATCAATCATGCTCAAGGGTATGACTGCACAGTTTCTCCTTCGCCGTTGTTTCAAG GTCGAACGTGGACACACGATCCTTGTCCACGCTGCAGCAGGTGGAGTTGGATCTCTGCTGTGTCAATGGGCTAATGCGCTCGGAGCCGCTGTTATTGGAACCGTCTCCACCAACGAGAAAGCAGCTCAAGCCAAAGAAGACGGGTGCCACCATGTTATCATGTACAAGAACGAGGACTTTGTCTCACGGGTCAAGGACATTACATCAGGCAAAGGAGTCGATGTTGTTTACGACTCTGTGGGGAAAGACACCTTCAAGGGATCTTTAGCGTGTTTAAAGAGCAGAGGATACATGGTGAGCTTCGGACAGTCCTCGGGAACTCCGGACCCGGTTCCGTTGTCCGATCTTGCTCCCAAGTCGCTCTTCTTGACGAGACCTTCCATGATGCAATACAACGAGACTCGAGAAGAGCTGTTGGAGTGTGCGGGTGAGGTTTTCGCCAATGTTGCTTCAGGGGTTATAAAGGCTCGTGTGAACCACAAGTACCCGTTGTCCCGGGTCGCTGATGCTCACGCAGACCTTGAGAATAGGATAACATCTGGCTCCGTTGTACTCTTGCCGTGA
- the LOC108825270 gene encoding terpenoid synthase 25-like yields the protein MQASRMMMSFAPKNLPHAQKVPLCYKPKLSIVPSRLLRNQNVSRQPTKQDSFSVMATSGDLESTRPLAQFTPTFLGDHFFSVPVDGSEFNAIEHEIESVMKPYVRDMLMSPYTCDKEKIRLIHLLISLAISHYFEDEIEVILNKAFGKLEGLIAKEDDLETISTMFEVFRLYGHKMPCDVFERFKGDDGKFEESVVGDVRGMLQLYQASYLKTKDEDIMEEARSFTRNHLAAVTITTKPHLSKHIQNALYIPRYHCVEIAVAREYISFYEQEEDHEENLLKFAKLNFSYCQLHYVKELKYVTKWWKELDLASKLPNTFRDRNVEIYFGMMGIYFEPRYSLARVIGTKISMIMTVVDDTYDAYGTLSEVISFTDALQRWDIGTIEDLPSYMQIIFRTLWEVMQDIEHQMSSLGRPCGVQPTIDEIKSLTKKGYLEIAKWARTGHVSSFEEYMEVGIVTGAMDDMAVYSFLGMEDCDEKIMYEWFASRPKVILDFNVVFRLINDITTFEEELERGEVANGVNCYMKQHGVSQEEAVIELKKIIKDHHEMMMDEFFKALSTVPRQIVMRVFNTARVINLFYKEGDGFGHPDENLKAHFTSLFL from the exons ATGCAAGCTTCAAGAATGATGATGAGTTTTGCTCCTAAAAACCTCCCTCACGCTCAAAAAGTTCCTCTCTGTTACAAGCCCAAACTTTCTATTGTACCTAGCCGTTTGCTTAGAAACCAAAATGTTTCTCGACAACCCACAAAACAAGATTCGTTCTCTGTAATGGCTACTAGTGGCGATCTTGAGAGTACTCGTCCCTTGGCTCAGTTTACTCCCACCTTTCTAGGAGATCACTTCTTCTCTGTTCCCGTCGACGGCTCT GAGTTTAACGCAATTGAGCATGAGATTGAATCGGTTATGAAACCGTATGTGCGAGATATGCTCATGTCTCCCTACACCTGTGACAAGGAGAAGATTCGTCTCATTCACTTGCTTATCAGTCTAGCGATCTCCCATTATTTCGAAGACGAAATCGAAGTGATTCTAAACAAAGCTTTTGGGAAGTTAGAAGGCTTGATTGCCAAGGAAGATGATCTGGAAACAATCTCTACTATGTTTGAGGTTTTCAGATTGTACGGTCACAAAATGCCTTGTG ATGTGTTTGAAAGATTCAAAGGAGATGATGGAAAGTTCGAGGAAAGTGTAGTTGGAGATGTTAGAGGGATGTTGCAGTTGTACCAAGCATCATATCTCAAGACAAAAGATGAGGATATAATGGAGGAAGCACGGAGTTTCACTAGGAATCACTTGGCGGCAGTGACTATTACTACTAAACCACATCTCTCTAAGCATATACAAAACGCATTGTACATACCTAGATATCATTGCGTAGAAATAGCAGTTGCAAGAGAATATATCTCTTTCTacgaacaagaagaagatcacGAGGAGAATCTACTCAAGTTTGCGAAACTCAACTTCAGTTACTGCCAGTTGCATTACGTCAAAGAGCTCAAATATGTCACCAA ATGGTGGAAAGAGCTAGATCTTGCGTCAAAACTACCTAACACCTTTCGGGACAGAAACGTGGAGATCTATTTCGGCATGATGGGTATATACTTCGAGCCACGATACTCCCTTGCGAGAGTAATAGGCACCAAAATTTCCATGATCATGACAGTTGTTGATGACACATATGACGCATATGGCACTCTTTCCGAAGTTATAAGTTTCACTGATGCCTTGCAAAG ATGGGATATTGGAACCATTGAAGATCTACCAAGCTATATGCAAATTATTTTCCGAACTTTGTGGGAGGTTATGCAAGACATCGAACATCAGATGAGCTCGCTAGGAAGACCTTGTGGGGTGCAGCCGACTATAGATGAG ATAAAGAGCTTGACAAAGAAAGGGTACCTAGAGATAGCAAAATGGGCACGCACAGGTCACGTATCAAGCTTTGAAGAGTACATGGAGGTTGGAATCGTCACAGGCGCAATGGATGATATGGCAGTCTACAGCTTTCTTGGGATGGAAGATTGTGATGAGAAGATAATGTACGAGTGGTTTGCCTCTAGACCTAAAGTCATCCTGGATTTTAATGTTGTTTTTCGTCTGATTAACGACATAACCACATTCGAAGAAGAGTTGGAGAGAGGAGAGGTGGCAAATGGAGTCAACTGTTACATGAAGCAACATGGTGTAAGCCAAGAAGAGGCGGTTATAGAATTGAAGAAGATAATTAAGGATCACCATGAGATGATGATGGACGAGTTCTTTAAAGCCTTATCTACTGTGCCACGCCAGATTGTAATGCGAGTCTTCAATACTGCACGAGTGATCAATTTGTTCTACAAGGAGGGTGATGGATTTGGTCATCCAGATGAAAATCTCAAAGCCCACTTTACCTCTTTGTTTTTGTAG